The DNA region TTCAAAACAAAATTACAAAATGCGCTGAGTTCTTTAAGTGACGCTCAAAGAGAAGTATTTTTAATGAACAGAGTGGATGGAAAAAAATACCGAGAAATTGCCGAAATTTTAGGAATAACACAAAAAGCAGTTGAAAAAAGAATGTCGGCCGCTCTAAAAACATTAAAAGAACAAATAGAAAATATTTAATTCATTGAATAGTAGGGTAAAATACCTTTGAGTTGTCTTAACCCTATAGCGAGAACAAATGAAAAAGGAAAAAGAAATATTAAAATGGCTCGATGGCGAACTTTCAAGTAAAGAAATCGCAGATTTAAAACAATCTGAAGATTTTAATACGATTGAGAAAATTGCGTATTATGCTTCACACATCGATGCGCCAAAAGTAAATGCAGAAGAAGCTTTGGCTGCATTTAAAAACAGAAACCTAACTAAAAAGAAAACTAAAGTACGTCCATTGTATTTTAGTACTGTTTTTAAAATTGCGGCAGTATTTCTGGTATTATTAACATCTGCCTATTTTCTGTTTTTGAATAGCAACCAATCATTTGAAACGGGAATTGCTCAAACCAAATCATTTAAATTACCTGATAATTCAGATGTATTGCTAAATGCATCCTCCAAAATTACTTTCAACGAGAACAATTGGGACAAACAAAGAAGTTTAACTCTAGAAGGTGAAGCCTATTTTGAAGTTCAAAAAGGAAAAACCTTTAGTGTTCAATCTGCTGATGGAGTGGTTAAAGTATTAGGAACCCATTTTGATGTAAAACAACGTAATAATTACTACGAAGTAAGCTGTTTTGAAGGTTTGGTAAGTGTCACCTACAATAATACCACAGTAAAATTACCTCCTGGTAAAAGTTTTAGAGTAATTAATAATCGTATTGAAAAAACAGATGATTTTGATGCTCAAAAACCATCTTGGTTACTAAAAGAATCTAGTTTTACCCGTATCCCTTTGAATTTAGTAATTGCCGAATTAGAACGCCAGTATGATATCAAAATAGAAACTGAGAATATAGATACAACCAAATTATTTACAGGAAGTTTTACGCATAGCAATCAAAAAGTTGCACTAGAATCCATAACAATTCCGTTACAACTTAGTTATAAAGTACAAGGTAAAACGATTATATTATACCAATATGAGGTTCAATAAATGGATTTTTTACGTATTATTAATAGGTACCAAGAGTATTTGTTCGGCACAAACTAACAGTAACAAAACACCTCTAACAATTGTTATCAAAACTATTGAACAACAGTTTGATGTGAAATTTTCTTATGCCGTAGAAGATATTGCAACCATTTCTATAGAAAAACCCCATCCAACACTAAATCTTCAACAAACAATTGATGATTTGAATGCGAAAGTTCCGCTTCAGTTCAAGGCATTAGACAACCGATATATTACCATTTCTAAATTGAATAAAAACATCCGTGCCTGTGGAGTTGTTCTTGCTGCAGATAGTAAAACAATACTTCCGGGAGCATCTATTAGAACTACTAATTCTAACTGGACTGTTGCTGCTAAAAATGGAAATTTCAATTTAGAAAATGTGCCCATTGATGCCATTATTACGATTTCATACATTGGTTATGAAACTAAAGAGTTAAAAGCAAAAGATTTTTTTGCTGCTGCAAAAGAAGGTTTAACCATTTTATTAAAACCTTCTAAAGAAGAACTTAATCCTGTTTTAATACCTGTTTTTCTAACCTCGGGATTACAAAAAACCACCGATGGAAGTACCATTTTATACACTAAGAAATTTGGAATCTTGCCGGGTTTAACCGAACCAGATGTTTTACAATCCATACAGACCCTACCCGGAATTGAAAGCACTAATGAAAGCGTAGCAAATATCAATGTTCGAGGCGGTACGAACGATCAAAACTTTATGCTTTGGGATAATATTAAAATGTATCATTCTGGACATTTTTTTGGTTTAATTTCTGCTTATAATCCTAATTTGACTAACAAAATTGTGGTCACAAAAAATGGAACCAGCGCCGAATTTAGTGATGGGGTTTCTAGTATGATTAATATGAGTACTAATAATGAAATCAAAAAATCAATTTCAGGTGGCGCTGGAATAAACCTAATAAGTGGTGATTTTTTTGTACAAATTCCATTGGCAACAAACCTAGAAATTGACCTTTCTGCTCGCCATTCTATAACTGATTTTGTAAACACTCCTACATATTCTAAATATTACAAAAAGAGTTTTCAGGATAGCGAAATTAATGCTGATAATACTGATAGAAACACCAATTCAGACTTTAACTTCTACGATTATACTGCTAAAATTCTTTATGACTTAAATGAAAAGCATCAACTTAGAGCTAATCTAATTGGTATCACCAACGAACTCAACTATTCTGAAAAAAATAATGCAAACGAAAGTTTATCCAAATCCAGTGGGCTTTCGCAAAAAAATATTGGTTTTGGTGGAAGTTGGAATGCAAAGTGGAGTCCCAAAATCAGCACCGAATTCAACAGCTATTATTCCAGATACAATATCGATTCGCGTGATTACCGAATTGCTACAGAACAGCTTTTAACAGAAGCGAATGAAGTAATTGAAACAGGAGCCAAATTCAATTTACATTATTTATTAAATGAAAATTTTAAGCTCTTAACAGGCTATCAAATGAATGAAACAGGGATGCTCAATCAAACACGAGTGAATAATCCGTTGTATTCAAGTACCAAAAAAACCGTTTTGCTTAATCATGCAACTTACGCTGAAACCACATATCAAAAAAACAATACTTTCTTACGGATGGGACTTCGTTTGAATTATTTCCAAAAATTTCAAAAATTCCTAATAGAACCTCGTATCAATGTAAGACAAAGTATCGCAAAAGGACTAGCACTAAAAGTTGAAGGAGAGTTTAAAAATCAAAGTTCAACTCAAATTATCGATTTTGAAGATGATTTTTTAGGTGTAGAAAAAAGACGTTGGCAATTAGTTGACAATAATACCATTCCAATTGCTCAAAGTAAACAAGTCTCATTTGGTATCGATTATAGCCAAAACAATTGGAATATCGACCTAACTTCTTTCTGTAAAATAGTAGATGGAATTACAGCTTCCAACCAAGGTTTTTATAATAATTTTCAATATCAAAATGCTCATGGAAGTTATACTAATAAAGGAATTGAATTTCTAATTAATAAAACCACTCAAGATCTTAGTACTTGGATAAGCTATACTTATAGCCAAAACAACTATCATTTTGACAGTTTCATTCCGTCTACCTTTCCTAATAATGTTGATATAAGACATTCGGTAACATTAGGATTCAATTATACTGTTTTTGACAATTTAAAAATAGCTATTGGTGGAACTTGGCGTAACGGAGTACCTTATACCAAACCTGTAGAAGGGAACGAAACCGTACAAAATGGAAACCGTTACTTTGTTAATTATGACGCGCCAAACAGCTTAAAATTAGATAATTTTCTGCGACTAGATACTTCTTTAAGTTATAATTTCAATTTTACTTCTAGTATAAAAGGAGCACTTAGAGCTGGTGTTATTAATGCTACAAATCATGAAAACACAATTAATCGCTACTATAAAGTGGATCCAAATGATAATTCCAAAGCCATACAAGTAAACAATAAATCGTTAGGTATGACTCCCAATATTAGCTTTAGAATGAATTTTTAATATATTCGATTCTGTAATTATTTGTTTACTTTTAAAAAAACTATTTTAATTATAAAAGTTATGAAGAAAAACATTGATTTAGGACTACTTATCATTCGTGTTGCTGTAGGAGGATTAATGCTACTACATGGAATAGCAAAAATTGGAAAAACCTCTTTTATTGCTGGACTACTATCCGAAAAAGGATTACCTGGATTTTTATCTTATGGAGTTTATCTAACAGAGATAATTGCACCTATACTAATTCTTATTGGTTGTAGAACTAGACTTTCATCAATTGCCTATGTTTTTGGGGCATTGTTTGCTTTGTTCTTAGTTCACACTAACGAGATTTTACAACTAAATGAAAATGGGGGCTGGCAACTAGAGTTATTAGGATTGTATATTTCTGGCGGTATTGCTTTAGTATTTACTGGTGGTGGAAAAATAGCTCTTTCGCATTCTAATGAATGGGATTAACAAAACAAAAACCCTTTCAAAATCAAATTTGAAAGGGTTTTATTTTTTTATAAACAATAATTAAATTCCAGCAATCGCTTTGATTTCTTCAATGATTCGCAATGCTAAAGCATCCGCTTGTGATTGTGATGGAGCTTCAGTATAAATACGAATAATTGGTTCTGTATTTGATTTTCTTAAATGAACCCATTCGTTAGCAAAATCAATTTTAACTCCGTCAATAGTAGAAATATCTTCGTTTTTGTATT from Flavobacterium nitratireducens includes:
- a CDS encoding FecR family protein: MKKEKEILKWLDGELSSKEIADLKQSEDFNTIEKIAYYASHIDAPKVNAEEALAAFKNRNLTKKKTKVRPLYFSTVFKIAAVFLVLLTSAYFLFLNSNQSFETGIAQTKSFKLPDNSDVLLNASSKITFNENNWDKQRSLTLEGEAYFEVQKGKTFSVQSADGVVKVLGTHFDVKQRNNYYEVSCFEGLVSVTYNNTTVKLPPGKSFRVINNRIEKTDDFDAQKPSWLLKESSFTRIPLNLVIAELERQYDIKIETENIDTTKLFTGSFTHSNQKVALESITIPLQLSYKVQGKTIILYQYEVQ
- a CDS encoding TonB-dependent receptor; amino-acid sequence: MRFNKWIFYVLLIGTKSICSAQTNSNKTPLTIVIKTIEQQFDVKFSYAVEDIATISIEKPHPTLNLQQTIDDLNAKVPLQFKALDNRYITISKLNKNIRACGVVLAADSKTILPGASIRTTNSNWTVAAKNGNFNLENVPIDAIITISYIGYETKELKAKDFFAAAKEGLTILLKPSKEELNPVLIPVFLTSGLQKTTDGSTILYTKKFGILPGLTEPDVLQSIQTLPGIESTNESVANINVRGGTNDQNFMLWDNIKMYHSGHFFGLISAYNPNLTNKIVVTKNGTSAEFSDGVSSMINMSTNNEIKKSISGGAGINLISGDFFVQIPLATNLEIDLSARHSITDFVNTPTYSKYYKKSFQDSEINADNTDRNTNSDFNFYDYTAKILYDLNEKHQLRANLIGITNELNYSEKNNANESLSKSSGLSQKNIGFGGSWNAKWSPKISTEFNSYYSRYNIDSRDYRIATEQLLTEANEVIETGAKFNLHYLLNENFKLLTGYQMNETGMLNQTRVNNPLYSSTKKTVLLNHATYAETTYQKNNTFLRMGLRLNYFQKFQKFLIEPRINVRQSIAKGLALKVEGEFKNQSSTQIIDFEDDFLGVEKRRWQLVDNNTIPIAQSKQVSFGIDYSQNNWNIDLTSFCKIVDGITASNQGFYNNFQYQNAHGSYTNKGIEFLINKTTQDLSTWISYTYSQNNYHFDSFIPSTFPNNVDIRHSVTLGFNYTVFDNLKIAIGGTWRNGVPYTKPVEGNETVQNGNRYFVNYDAPNSLKLDNFLRLDTSLSYNFNFTSSIKGALRAGVINATNHENTINRYYKVDPNDNSKAIQVNNKSLGMTPNISFRMNF
- a CDS encoding DoxX family protein, which gives rise to MKKNIDLGLLIIRVAVGGLMLLHGIAKIGKTSFIAGLLSEKGLPGFLSYGVYLTEIIAPILILIGCRTRLSSIAYVFGALFALFLVHTNEILQLNENGGWQLELLGLYISGGIALVFTGGGKIALSHSNEWD